The following proteins are encoded in a genomic region of Glycine max cultivar Williams 82 chromosome 18, Glycine_max_v4.0, whole genome shotgun sequence:
- the LOC100798303 gene encoding 30S ribosomal protein S1 isoform 2 (isoform 2 is encoded by transcript variant 2) → MGFLPFPQLSPVHASKEPEKSIQEIAQGLIGSIMSVKVILADEDNKKLIFSEKEAAWSKYSKQVNVGDIFEVRVGYVEDYGAFVHLRFPDGLYHLTGLIHVSEVSWDLIQDVRDILKVGDEVRAKVVGIDWGKSRINLSIRQLEEDPLLETLDKVIPQDGSADPDSMSGGDSGSIEPLPGLETILEELLQEDGIYDVRISRQGFEKRVVSQDLQLWLSNAPPTNQRFTLLARAGRQVQEIHLTTSLDQEGIRRALQRVLERVP, encoded by the exons ATGGGCTTTCTCCCATTCCCACAATTGAGTCCAGTGCATGCTTCTAAAG AACCAGAGAAATCTATCCAAGAAATTGCACAAGGCTTAATTGGTTCAATCATGTCGGTGAAg GTAATTCTAGCAGATGAGGATAACAAGAAATTGATCTTCTCTGAAAAGGAAGCTGCCTGGTCCAAATATTCAAAACAGGTCAATGTAGGGGACATTTTTGAAGTAAGAGTTGGTTATGTTGAGGACTATGGTGCTTTTGTTCATTTGCGCTTCCCTGACG GTCTTTATCACCTTACTGGACTAATACACGTCTCAGAAGTGTCATGGGATCTAATTCAGGATGTCAGAGATATCTTAAAAGTAGGTGATGAAGTGAGGGCCAAAGTTGTTGGTATTGATTG GGGAAAATCAAGGATTAACCTATCAATTAGACAGCTAGAAGAAGATCCACTCTTAGAAACTCTGGACAAAGTAATACCTCAG GATGGTTCAGCTGATCCTGATTCTATGAGTGGTGGTGATAGCGGTAGCATTGAGCCTCTTCCAGGGCTTGAAACAATCCTTGAAGAGCTACTACAGGAAGATGG AATATATGACGTAAGAATCAGCCGTCAAGGGTTTGAAAAAAGAGTGGTCTCGCAAGACTTGCAGCTTTGGCTTTCTAAT GCACCTCCCACGAACCAAAGGTTTACTCTACTTGCCCGGGCTGGAAGACAG GTGCAGGAGATACATCTCACTACATCCCTTGATCAGGAAGGTATCAGGAGGGCATTACAACGAGTATTGGAGCGTGTCCCCTGA
- the LOC100798303 gene encoding 30S ribosomal protein S1 isoform 1 (isoform 1 is encoded by transcript variant 1) yields the protein MPIFSATLGSFTSISSSFLSQSHLSPFVKTPCQWQHHYHTAKVLVSASGNTQIDQNPDSGLLQRPTPPDPLDDARQARRSSDWKAAKTYQDSKVIYNGRVEGFNSGGLLVRFYSVMGFLPFPQLSPVHASKEPEKSIQEIAQGLIGSIMSVKVILADEDNKKLIFSEKEAAWSKYSKQVNVGDIFEVRVGYVEDYGAFVHLRFPDGLYHLTGLIHVSEVSWDLIQDVRDILKVGDEVRAKVVGIDWGKSRINLSIRQLEEDPLLETLDKVIPQDGSADPDSMSGGDSGSIEPLPGLETILEELLQEDGIYDVRISRQGFEKRVVSQDLQLWLSNAPPTNQRFTLLARAGRQVQEIHLTTSLDQEGIRRALQRVLERVP from the exons ATGCCCATCTTCTCTGCAACGTTGGGCTCCTTCACTTCCATCTCCTCCTCCTTCCTCTCACAGTCACACCTTTCTCCTTTCGTGAAGACACCTTGCCAATGGCAGCATCACTATCACACTGCTAAAGTCTTGGTCTCTGCCTCTGGCAATACCCAAATTGACCAAAATCCCGACTCTGGACTTCTTCAACGCCCTACTCCTCCAGACCCACTCGATGACGCTCGTCAGGCTCGG AGATCGTCAGATTGGAAGGCTGCAAAGACATATCAAGATAGTAAAGTCATTTATAATGGTAGGGTTGAAGGTTTTAATTCTGGAGGCCTGCTGGTTCGGTTTTATTCTGTTATGGGCTTTCTCCCATTCCCACAATTGAGTCCAGTGCATGCTTCTAAAG AACCAGAGAAATCTATCCAAGAAATTGCACAAGGCTTAATTGGTTCAATCATGTCGGTGAAg GTAATTCTAGCAGATGAGGATAACAAGAAATTGATCTTCTCTGAAAAGGAAGCTGCCTGGTCCAAATATTCAAAACAGGTCAATGTAGGGGACATTTTTGAAGTAAGAGTTGGTTATGTTGAGGACTATGGTGCTTTTGTTCATTTGCGCTTCCCTGACG GTCTTTATCACCTTACTGGACTAATACACGTCTCAGAAGTGTCATGGGATCTAATTCAGGATGTCAGAGATATCTTAAAAGTAGGTGATGAAGTGAGGGCCAAAGTTGTTGGTATTGATTG GGGAAAATCAAGGATTAACCTATCAATTAGACAGCTAGAAGAAGATCCACTCTTAGAAACTCTGGACAAAGTAATACCTCAG GATGGTTCAGCTGATCCTGATTCTATGAGTGGTGGTGATAGCGGTAGCATTGAGCCTCTTCCAGGGCTTGAAACAATCCTTGAAGAGCTACTACAGGAAGATGG AATATATGACGTAAGAATCAGCCGTCAAGGGTTTGAAAAAAGAGTGGTCTCGCAAGACTTGCAGCTTTGGCTTTCTAAT GCACCTCCCACGAACCAAAGGTTTACTCTACTTGCCCGGGCTGGAAGACAG GTGCAGGAGATACATCTCACTACATCCCTTGATCAGGAAGGTATCAGGAGGGCATTACAACGAGTATTGGAGCGTGTCCCCTGA
- the LOC100815173 gene encoding probable pre-mRNA-splicing factor ATP-dependent RNA helicase DEAH5 codes for MMALEDLQYLSLLSKVCTELESHTGTADKVLAEFITDLASSSENLQEFNAKLNDNGADMPDYLVRTLFTIIRSVLFPNPTSNHLKHCANFVHDGESSQLRIIPQDATALSGISIVEKDDVSSSLKKTMNSPEIWEAKQLIASGFLNVEERDEFIYQEEEDAEEDLEIELNQDEPAFLQGQTKYSVDMSPVRIFKNPEGSLSRAAALQSALTKERREVREQQHRTVFDSIPKDLNRPWEDPMPETGERYLAHELRGVGLSAYDMPEWKKEAYGKTITFGRKSKLSIQEQRQSLPIYKLKKELIQAVHDNQVLVVIGETGSGKTTQVTQYLAEAGYTTKGKIGCTQPRRVAATSVAKRVAEEFGCRLGEEVGYSIQFENCTGPDTVIKYMTDGMLLREILVDENLSQYSVIMLDEAHERTIYTDLLFGLLKQLVKRRPELRLIVTSATLNAEKFSEYFFDCNIFTIPGRMFPVEILYAKQPESDYLDAALITVLQIHLTEPEGDILLFLTGQEEIDFACQSLHERMKGLGKNVPELIILPVYSALPSEMQSRIFEPAPPGKRKVVVATNIAEASLTIDGIFYVIDPGFAKQNVYNPKQGLDSLVITPISQASAKQRAGRAGRTGPGKCYRLYTESAYRNEMSPTTIPEIQRVNMATTTLNMKAMGINDLLSFDFMDSPSTQALISAMGQLYSLGALDEEGLLTKLGRKMAEFPLDPPLSKMLLASVELGCSDEILTIISMIQTGNIFHRPREKQAQADQKRAKFFQPEGDHLTLLAIYEAWKAKNFSGPWCFENFVQSRSLRRAQDVRKQLLTIMDKYKLEVVSAGNNLTKVRKAITAGFFFHVARKDPREGYRTLVENQPVYIHPSSALFQRQPDWVIYHELVMTSKEYMREVTVIDPKWLVELAPKFFKVADPTKMSKRKRQECLEPLYDRYHEPNSWRLSKRRA; via the exons ATGATGGCTTTGGAGGATCTCCAATACTTGTCGCTCCTTTCTAAGGTTTGCACCGAGTTGGAGTCCCACACCGGCACCGCCGACAAGGTCCTCGCCGAATTCATCACCGATTTGGCCAGCTCATCGGAGAACCTTCAGGAATTCAACGCCAAGCTCAACGACAACGGTGCCGACATGCCTGATTACCTTGTCCGAACTCTCTTCACCATTATTCGCTCCGTTCTTTTCCCCAACCCTACAAGCAACCACCTCAAACACTGCGCCAACTTCGTCCACGATGGCGAGAGCTCCCAGTTGAGGATCATTCCGCAGGATGCAACGGCTCTTTCGGGCATCAGTATTGTTGAAAAAGATGACGTTTCTTCTTCGCTGAAGAAGACAATGAACTCTCCGGAAATATGGGAGGCAAAACAGTTGATTGCTTCCGGTTTCTTGAATGTAGAGGAGAGAGATGAATTCATAtatcaagaagaagaagatgctgaAGAGGATCTTGAGATCGAGTTGAATCAGGATGAACCTGCATTCTTGCAAGGCCAGACTAAATACTCAGTGGATATGTCTCCTGTTAGGATTTTCAAGAATCCAGAAGGTTCTCTGAGTCGTGCCGCTGCACTCCAGTCTGCACTTACAAAGGAGCGCAGGGAAGTGCGAGAACAACAACACCGTACAGTGTTTGATTCAATTCCAAAGGATCTCAATCGCCCTTGGGAAGACCCTATGCCGGAGACAGGCGAAAGATACCTTGCTCATGAGCTTCGGGGTGTTGGCTTATCCGCCTATGATATGCCGGAATGGAAGAAAGAGGCCTATGGGAAAACCATTACCTTTGGGCGGAAGTCAAAGCTTTCTATTCAGGAGCAGAGGCAGAGTTTGCCGATTTACAAGTTAAAGAAGGAATTGATTCAGGCTGTGCATGATAATCAGGTGTTGGTAGTGATTGGAGAAACCGGTTCTGGGAAGACTACTCAGGTTACCCAATATCTCGCTGAAGCGGGGTACACCACAAAGGGCAAAATTGGATGTACTCAACCCCGCAGGGTGGCTGCGACGTCGGTTGCAAAGAGGGTTGCAGAAGAGTTTGGTTGTCGATTGGGAGAGGAAGTTGGTTATTCCATTCAGTTTGAGAATTGCACTGGACCGGATACCGTCATCAAGTACATGACAGATGGTATGCTCCTTAGGGAAATATTGGTTGATGAGAATCTGTCACAGTATTCTGTTATAATGCTTGATGAAGCCCACGAGAGAACTATTTATACTGATCTTCTTTTTGGACTGCTGAAGCAGCTTGTGAAGCGTAGACCTGAGCTGAGATTGATTGTCACGTCTGCTACTCTAAATGCTGAAAAATTTTCAGAATATTTCTTTGACTGTAACATCTTCACCATTCCTGGTAGAATGTTTCCTGTGGAGATACTTTATGCTAAACAGCCTGAAAGTGATTACTTGGATGCAGCCTTAATCACTGTTCTACAGATACATTTGACAGAACCTGAAGGAGACATTCTCCTCTTCTTGACTGGTCAAGAAGAGATTGATTTTGCTTGCCAATCACTCCATGAGAGAATGAAGGGATTAGGTAAGAATGTTCCGGAGCTGATCATTTTACCGGTTTATAGTGCCCTTCCAAGTGAAATGCAGTCTAGGATATTTGAACCTGCTCCTCCTGGGAAAAGGAAAGTGGTTGTGGCTACTAACATTGCTGAGGCTTCTTTGACTATCGATGGtatattttatgtaattgaTCCTGGATTTGCTAAGCAAAATGTTTATAACCCAAAGCAAGGTCTTGATTCTTTGGTGATAACTCCAATTTCACAAGCATCAGCCAAACAAAGAGCGGGACGTGCAGGGCGTACTGGACCTGGGAAGTGTTATCGCCTCTATACTGAGAGTGCATATAGGAATGAGATGTCTCCCACTACAATTCCAGAGATTCAAAGGGTAAATATGGCAACAACTACTCTCAATATGAAAGCTATGGGCATAAACGATCTACTGTCCTTTGATTTTATGGATTCACCATCAACCCAAGCACTTATTTCTGCCATGGGGCAGCTTTACAGTCTTGGAGCATTGGATGAAGAGGGCCTTTTAACCAAATTGGGGAGGAAAATGGCAGAATTTCCTTTGGATCCGCCATTGTCCAAGATGCTGCTTGCCAGTGTGGAACTTGGCTGCAGTGATGAGATTTTAACCATAATTTCCATGATCCAAACTGGCAATATTTTTCACAGGCCTAGGGAAAAACAAGCCCAAGCAGATCAGAAGAGGGCAAAGTTTTTCCAGCCTGAAGGTGACCATCTTACACTACTTGCTATTTATGAGGCTTGGAAAGCTAAGAATTTTTCTGGGCCGTGGTGTTTTGAGAACTTTGTTCAATCCCGATCGTTAAGAAGAGCACAGGATGTCAGGAAACAGCTTCTCACCATCATGGATAA GTACAAATTGGAGGTTGTAAGTGCTGGAAATAACCTCACCAAAGTCAGGAAGGCTATCACTGCAGGATTCTTTTTCCATGTTGCTAGAAAGGACCCTCGGGAAGGTTACAGGACTCTAGTTGAGAACCAGCCTGTATATATCCATCCAAGTTCAGCTTTGTTCCAGAGACAGCCAGACTGGGTCATCTACCACGAGCTTGTGATGACAAGTAAGGAATATATGCGTGAGGTCACTGTCATAGACCCCAAATGGCTTGTTGAATTGGCTCCAAAATTCTTCAAAGTGGCAGATCCTACGAAGATGAGCAAGCGAAAGCGCCAAGAGTGTTTAGAACCACTTTACGATAGATACCATGAGCCAAATTCATGGCGTTTGAGTAAGCGCCGTGCATGA
- the LOC100818022 gene encoding MACPF domain-containing protein At4g24290 — translation MFVYFVVGGDMNKMEGTVFPNNPIECLGKGFDLTSDFRLKFAKGYGKRLVVVDEVNKRDITVPVPGGVATIPNVSEDIRCDKGDRLRFKSDVLQFNQMSELLNQKSAIQGKIPSGYFNALFDLGGDWFRDAHDIKCLAFDGYFISLYYLHLTASHLILQEEIKKSVPAQWDPASLTRFIQTYGTHIIIGMAVGGQDVICVKQKHSSKVPPGDLRRHLEDLGDILFSDLRSPSQQQRNTPEGKQKVPEVFKSVMQSSTTQYTSISETSSKDGLTIICSKRGGDVFKQSHSNWLQTVASNPEAILFKFVPISSLLTGIPGSGYLSHAINLYLRYKPPPDDLQCFLEFQIPRQWAPMFYDLPLRHQRKKCSSPSLQFGFMFPKLHVSCAQVVSEQKPVVGLRLYLEGRKSDRLAIHVHHLSSLPNTMIYSSGTSSWRGSDDNESSDIFLEPIRWKGFANVCTAVVKHDPTWLQETSGGVYIVTGAQLISKGTWPKNVLHLRLLYTHIPNCSIRKSEWGGAPEASRKSSFLTNLSTTFSFTQQSPPQKQAPTVLDSGVYPDGPPVPVRSGKMLKYVDTSEFVRGPHDAPGHWLVTAAKLVTEGGKIGLQVKFALLDY, via the exons atgtttgtttattttgtggTTGGTGGTGATATGAATAAGATGGAGGGTACAGTGTTTCCGAATAATCCCATAGAGTGTTTGGGTAAAGGGTTTGATCTGACAAGTGATTTTCGATTGAAGTTTGCAAAGGGATATGGGAAAAGGTTGGTGGTGGTCGATGAAGTGAACAAAAGGGACATCACGGTTCCTGTTCCTGGAGGAGTAGCTACCATTCCAAATGTTTCCGAGGATATACGCTGTGACAAGGGCGATCGCCTACGCTTCAAGTCTGATGTCCTTCAATTCAACCAG ATGTCTGAGTTGCTTAATCAAAAATCAGCAATACAAGGAAAAATTCCTTCGGGCTATTTCAACGCTCTTTTTGATTTGGGTGGTGATTGGTTTCGTGATGCTCATGACATAAAATGTCTTGCTTTTGATGGTTATTTCATTTCCCTGTACTATTTGCACCTCACTGCTTCACACCTCATACTGCAAGAGGAAATAAAGAAGTCTGTTCCAGCTCAGTGGGACCCAGCTTCATTAACCAG GTTCATTCAGACATATGGCACACACATAATAATAGGTATGGCTGTTGGAGGTCAAGATGTAATTTGtgtcaaacaaaaacattcttcGAAGGTTCCACCTGGTGATCTAAGAAGACATTTAGAGGATCTAGGAGATATTTTGTTTTCAGATTTAAGAAGCCCTTCTCAACAACAAAGGAACACCCCAGAAGGCAAACAAAAA GTTCCTGAGGTCTTTAAGAGTGTGATGCAATCAAGTACAACGCAGTACACCAGTATTTCAGAAACATCAAGCAAAGAT GGCCTCACTATCATTTGTTCAAAAAGAGGAGGGGATGTGTTCAAGCAAAGTCACTCCAACTGGCTCCAGACAGTGGCTTCTAATCCTGAAGCAATCCTCTTCAAGTTTGTACCTATTTCCTCACTTCTCACAGGAATTCCTGGAAGTGGCTATCTTAGTCATGCAATCAATTTGTATTTACGCT ATAAGCCCCCTCCGGATGATTTACAATGCTTCTTGGAGTTTCAAATTCCAAGGCAATGGGCACCCATGTTTTATGACCTTCCTCTGAGGCATCAAAGGAAAAAGTGTTCTTCCCCTTCCCtgcaatttggtttcatgtttCCCAAGCTTCATGTCAGCTGTGCACAG GTAGTAAGTGAACAAAAACCTGTGGTAGGCCTACGGTTGTACTTGGAAGGCAGAAAAAGTGATAGACTTGCAATACATGTACACCACCTTTCAAGCCTCCCAAACACTATGATCTACTCTTCAGGCACATCTTCGTGGCGAGGATCTGATGACAATGAATCCAGTGACATCTTTCTGGAACCTATAAGGTGGAAGGGATTTGCAAACGTGTGCACTGCAGTGGTCAAACATGATCCTACCTGGTTGCAAGAAACAAGTGGTGGTGTTTATATTGTAACCGGTGCACAACTCATTAGTAAAGGGACTTGGCCAAAGAATGTGCTTCACTTGCGCCTACTCTATACTCACATACCCAATTGCAGTATCAGGAAGTCAGAATGGGGTGGTGCACCAGAGGCTTCAAGAAAATCATCTTTCCTCACAAATCTGAGCACAACATTTTCATTCACACAGCAAAGTCCTCCTCAGAAGCAGGCTCCGACAGTACTTGACTCTGGTGTGTATCCAGATGGTCCACCAGTGCCAGTTCGATCTGGCAAAATGCTTAAATATGTGGACACAAGCGAGTTTGTGAGGGGCCCGCATGATGCTCCTGGTCATTGGTTGGTAACTGCTGCTAAGCTTGTTACTGAGGGTGGTAAGATTGGATTACAGGTCAAGTTTGCTTTGTTAGACTACTAG